One segment of Nostoc flagelliforme CCNUN1 DNA contains the following:
- a CDS encoding DUF5615 family PIN-like protein, with the protein MLSLLSDENFNGDIVRGLFLRQPNLDLLRVQDVGLREVDDPAILDWAATNKRIVLTHDRATMPDFAYDRLITGKLVSGLFVVNDRMPIRQAIDELLLLVNFSKQAEWQGVVLYLPL; encoded by the coding sequence ATGTTGAGCTTGTTAAGCGATGAAAACTTTAATGGCGATATCGTTCGAGGGCTATTTCTGCGTCAACCCAATCTTGATTTACTTCGGGTTCAAGATGTTGGTTTACGGGAAGTAGACGATCCAGCGATTCTAGATTGGGCAGCAACCAATAAGCGTATTGTTTTAACCCATGACCGTGCAACAATGCCAGACTTTGCTTACGACCGATTAATAACGGGAAAGCTGGTATCAGGATTATTTGTAGTTAATGACCGGATGCCCATCAGACAGGCGATTGATGAATTGCTGCTGCTTGTTAATTTTAGTAAGCAAGCAGAATGGCAGGGAGTTGTACTCTATCTACCTTTATAA